The following coding sequences are from one Danio rerio strain Tuebingen ecotype United States chromosome 21, GRCz12tu, whole genome shotgun sequence window:
- the LOC141380020 gene encoding uncharacterized protein, with product MPLDRINSDSHCCTNCHKLLQKIAVLETKLLAIRPELQLHCGFSQHTAGESHKSVPATVLSTEKQKRTVENEHWHKQGARPKGTRGVRSYAAALASSTPNTARTQIQLQNRYEVLSNMGKESPNAVRQRSHDSATNSAWNRGSRPTRQRHSAPIATEIRTLVVGDSIIKNFRSKSTMTYCFPHATVSDVNKELEEILKKHNTAKRIIIHVGKNDIRKEQSELLKKDFCELLETAERLKVQPFISGPLPARGTNMFSRLLGLNVWLQKTCNKKGLNFIDNFNLFWNQRQLFTSDGLHPNKLGAKVLKDNIFFSLNHPSAVCATELNCTHTPSKCPDDHRTSNQLLSGLVADESPKDSDNAMQPKHPMLIETLSVALCSTQADCDASEQHQVSSLKNDPQENIFLQTESPDAQPLSPDTFSLSQCSPLLGFSKKMEELVYAGTKLSHSIAASPQLPTKKRPAPQPPMSQPGRALRSHRQGPNNNAPSSAGEHKSSL from the coding sequence atgcctctggatcggattaattcagattctcattgctgtacaaactgccacaaacttctacaaaagattgcagttcttgaaacgaagttgcttgcgatccgaccagaacttcagcttcattgtggattctctcagcacacagccggtgagtcccataaatctgttcctgctactgttttgagcacagaaaaacagaaaagaactgttgaaaatgagcattggcataaacaaggtgcgagaccaaagggtactcgtggggtcagatcatacgctgccgcattagcgtcttctaccccaaatacagctcggactcaaatacagcttcagaacagatatgaagttttgagtaatatgggtaaagaatccccaaatgcagtcagacagagatcgcatgattcagcaactaattctgcatggaacagaggctcaaggccgactagacagcggcattctgctccgatcgcaacagagataagaacactagtcgtaggagattcaataatcaagaatttcaggagcaAATCTActatgacatactgctttcctcatgcaacagtttctgatgtaaacaaagaacttgaggaaattctgaaaaagcacaatactgcaaaacggattatcatccatgtggggaagaatgatattcggaaggaacagtcagaactgctcaagaaagatttctgtgagctcttggaaacagctgaaagactgaaggttcagccgttcataagtggaccactccctgcaagagggacaaatatgttttcacggcttcttggtctaaatgtatggctacagaaaacatgtaacaagaaaggactgaatttcatcgacaacttcaatctcttctggaaccaaagacagctgtttacatcagacggccttcatccaaacaaacttggtgcaaaggtgctaaaggacaatatttttttctccctcaatcatccatcagctgtgtgtgccactgaactgaattgtacacacacacctagcaaatgtccggatgaccacaggacctcaaatcagctcctgagtggacttgtggctgacgaatcacccaaggacagtgataatgccatgcagccaaaacacccaatgttgatagagacactatcagttgccctctgctcaacacaggcagactgtgacgcatcagaacagcatcaagtctcgtcactcaaaaatgatcctcaggaaaacatatttctgcagacagaatctccagatgcacagcccctgtcaccggacacgttctcattgtcacaatgttcaccactcttgggtttttcaaaaaagatggaggaactggtgtatgctggaactaaactttcacactccattgccgcaagcccccagttaccaaccaaaaagcggcctgctccacaaccacctatgagccaacctggaagagccctccgatcgcaccgccagggcccaaacaacaacgccccatcttcagctggtgaacacaagagctctctgtaa